The Microbacterium sp. SORGH_AS_0862 genome has a segment encoding these proteins:
- a CDS encoding heat shock protein transcriptional repressor HspR yields MDENEIDDEAPVFAIATAAELAGMHPQTLRQYDRLGLVVPGRTKGGSRRYSVRHIEQLREVSRLSADGMSLPAIARIIELENRVRELHGRVRDLENAMRAELDRRPGARVFAAGPSGSVVPLRSGTRVRRSTEIVVWRPRRELPPAD; encoded by the coding sequence ATGGACGAGAACGAGATCGACGACGAGGCGCCGGTGTTCGCAATCGCGACGGCCGCGGAACTCGCCGGCATGCACCCGCAGACCCTGCGGCAGTACGACCGGCTGGGACTGGTCGTGCCCGGACGCACGAAGGGCGGCTCGCGCCGGTACTCGGTGCGTCACATCGAACAGCTGCGCGAGGTGTCGCGCCTGTCGGCGGACGGCATGAGCCTGCCCGCCATCGCCCGCATCATCGAGCTCGAGAACCGCGTACGGGAGCTTCACGGCCGCGTGCGCGACCTCGAGAACGCGATGCGCGCTGAGCTCGATCGTCGGCCCGGAGCGCGCGTGTTCGCCGCCGGGCCCTCGGGCTCCGTGGTCCCACTGCGCTCAGGCACGCGCGTGCGTCGCTCCACCGAGATCGTGGTCTGGAGACCCCGGCGCGAGCTCCCTCCCGCGGACTGA
- a CDS encoding DnaJ C-terminal domain-containing protein, with protein sequence MASQDWFDKDFYAVLGVAKDVSDADLKKTYRKLARQYHPDSNPGDAAAEARFKEISEAYSVLSDKEQREEYDQMRAMGSGARFTAGGAGAGGFEDVFSRFGQGRGGSQFDAGGFEDFFTMFDRGGSSSFGSGRFGQTSGGYRGFGGPTKGADVTARTTLDFATAVGGETITLQGEDGKPFKVKIPAGVADGQKIRLRGRGRPSPDGGEAGDIVVQVSVRPHPVFARDGLNLRLTVPITFTEAVLGATIEVPTLGGDPVRLRVAPGTPSGRVLRVKGRGVHTQKGTGDLLAEVQVAVPAHLDDAAKEALERFQELEPKENPRAELMAKARN encoded by the coding sequence GTGGCCAGTCAAGACTGGTTCGACAAGGACTTCTACGCGGTGCTCGGCGTCGCGAAGGACGTCTCCGATGCCGATCTGAAGAAGACGTACCGCAAGCTCGCCCGCCAGTACCATCCGGATTCGAACCCCGGGGATGCGGCGGCCGAGGCGCGCTTCAAGGAGATCAGTGAGGCGTACTCCGTGCTCAGCGACAAGGAGCAGCGTGAGGAGTACGACCAGATGCGCGCCATGGGCTCCGGCGCCCGCTTCACCGCGGGCGGCGCGGGCGCGGGCGGCTTCGAGGACGTGTTCTCGCGCTTCGGCCAGGGCCGCGGTGGCAGCCAGTTCGACGCGGGTGGCTTCGAGGACTTCTTCACGATGTTCGACCGGGGCGGATCGAGTTCGTTCGGATCGGGCCGCTTCGGTCAGACCTCGGGCGGCTACCGCGGCTTCGGTGGACCCACCAAGGGTGCCGACGTCACGGCACGCACGACGCTCGATTTCGCGACGGCCGTGGGCGGCGAGACCATCACGCTCCAGGGCGAGGACGGCAAGCCGTTCAAGGTGAAGATCCCCGCCGGTGTCGCCGACGGACAGAAGATCCGACTCCGCGGCCGCGGGCGTCCCTCGCCCGACGGCGGCGAGGCCGGCGACATCGTCGTGCAGGTCTCGGTGCGTCCGCATCCGGTCTTCGCGCGCGACGGGCTCAACCTGCGCCTGACCGTCCCGATCACGTTCACCGAGGCCGTGCTCGGCGCGACGATCGAGGTCCCCACCCTGGGTGGCGACCCGGTGCGCCTGCGCGTCGCTCCCGGCACGCCGTCGGGCCGGGTCCTTCGGGTCAAGGGGCGCGGCGTCCACACGCAGAAGGGCACGGGCGATCTGCTCGCCGAGGTGCAGGTGGCGGTTCCCGCCCACCTCGACGATGCGGCCAAGGAGGCGCTCGAACGCTTCCAGGAGCTCGAGCCCAAGGAGAACCCGCGCGCCGAGCTGATGGCCAAGGCGCGCAACTGA
- a CDS encoding nucleotide exchange factor GrpE — translation MTDKNFEQPDDGDEVRPGEEGSEAHASDPASQEPELTVDDILGAEQNADAAAEDPDLLGDLKRLQAEYANYRRRTEEQREVEIERAKGSVAKNLLPVLDDLDRAAKHGDLAEGTPFAAIAEKLRGVAERMGLVTYGAAGEAFDPQQHEAIFQQPTPGQTEATILEVVEVGYRLGSVELRPAKVVVAVPAD, via the coding sequence ATGACGGACAAGAACTTCGAACAGCCGGACGACGGCGACGAGGTTCGGCCCGGCGAGGAGGGGTCGGAGGCGCACGCCTCCGACCCCGCTTCGCAGGAGCCGGAGCTGACGGTCGACGACATCCTGGGTGCCGAGCAGAACGCGGATGCGGCTGCGGAGGACCCCGATCTGCTGGGAGATCTCAAGCGCCTGCAGGCGGAGTACGCCAACTACCGGCGTCGCACCGAGGAGCAGCGGGAGGTGGAAATCGAGCGCGCGAAGGGCTCGGTCGCCAAGAACCTGCTGCCCGTGCTCGACGATCTCGATCGTGCTGCCAAGCACGGCGATCTCGCCGAGGGCACCCCGTTCGCGGCGATCGCCGAGAAGCTGCGCGGCGTCGCCGAGCGCATGGGCCTGGTCACCTACGGTGCGGCCGGCGAGGCGTTCGACCCGCAGCAGCACGAGGCGATCTTCCAGCAGCCGACACCCGGTCAGACCGAGGCGACGATCCTCGAGGTGGTCGAGGTCGGTTACCGACTCGGCTCCGTCGAGCTGCGCCCCGCGAAGGTCGTGGTCGCCGTGCCGGCGGACTAG